The following coding sequences are from one Streptomyces sp. V3I7 window:
- a CDS encoding GNAT family N-acetyltransferase yields MSAPYVVRVAEDPADREACFAVRKEVFVVEQGVPQDLEYDAYDAAAVHVLAVREDGTPLGTGRLLYGEAAAPKAGADPSVGALGRLAVAREARGLGVGVALVRAIEDAARARGLTAVDLHAQTHALGFYERLGYAAYGPEYPEAGIPHQAMRRAL; encoded by the coding sequence GTGAGTGCGCCGTACGTGGTGCGCGTCGCCGAGGACCCCGCCGACCGCGAGGCGTGCTTCGCGGTCCGCAAGGAGGTCTTCGTCGTCGAGCAGGGCGTCCCGCAGGACCTGGAGTACGACGCGTACGACGCCGCTGCGGTGCACGTGCTGGCGGTCCGTGAGGACGGCACGCCGCTCGGCACCGGCCGGCTGCTGTACGGCGAGGCGGCCGCCCCGAAGGCCGGCGCCGACCCGTCGGTGGGCGCGCTGGGGCGGCTCGCCGTCGCCCGGGAGGCGCGCGGACTGGGCGTCGGCGTCGCCCTCGTGCGCGCCATCGAGGACGCGGCCCGCGCGCGGGGCCTGACCGCGGTCGACCTGCACGCGCAGACACACGCCCTGGGCTTCTACGAGCGGCTCGGCTACGCGGCGTACGGCCCGGAATACCCCGAGGCGGGGATCCCGCACCAGGCGATGCGGCGCGCTCTGTAG
- a CDS encoding RluA family pseudouridine synthase, with translation MSTIPEIRTLPVPDGLEGERVDAAISRMFGFSRTKAAELAAAGKVQVDGTVVGKSERVSGGAWLEVEMPQAPAPVQVVAEPVEGMEIVHDDDDVVVIVKPVGVAAHPSPGWTGPTVIGGLAAAGYRISTSGAAERQGIVHRLDVGTSGLMVVAKSERAYTSLKRQFKERTVDKRYHTLVQGHPDPTSGTIDAPIGRHPQHDYKWAVTAEGKPSVTHYDLIEAFRAASLLDVKLETGRTHQIRVHMAAHRHPCVGDLTYGADPTLAKRLGLTRQWLHAVRLGFEHPGTGDWVEFECDYPEDLQQALDQVREETYA, from the coding sequence GTGAGCACGATTCCCGAGATCCGTACCCTGCCCGTGCCCGACGGCCTGGAGGGCGAGCGCGTCGACGCCGCCATCTCGCGCATGTTCGGCTTTTCCCGCACCAAGGCGGCGGAGCTGGCCGCTGCCGGCAAGGTCCAGGTCGACGGCACGGTGGTCGGCAAGTCCGAGCGGGTGAGCGGCGGCGCCTGGCTCGAGGTCGAGATGCCCCAGGCGCCCGCGCCCGTACAGGTGGTCGCCGAGCCGGTCGAGGGCATGGAGATCGTCCACGACGACGATGACGTGGTCGTCATCGTCAAGCCGGTCGGCGTCGCGGCCCACCCCTCGCCCGGCTGGACCGGTCCGACCGTCATCGGCGGCCTCGCCGCCGCCGGCTACCGCATCTCCACCTCCGGCGCCGCCGAGCGCCAGGGCATCGTCCACCGCCTCGACGTCGGCACGTCCGGCCTGATGGTGGTCGCCAAGTCGGAGCGCGCGTACACGTCGCTGAAGCGCCAGTTCAAGGAGCGCACGGTCGACAAGCGCTACCACACGCTCGTCCAGGGCCACCCCGACCCGACCAGCGGCACCATCGACGCCCCCATCGGCCGTCACCCCCAGCACGACTACAAGTGGGCGGTCACGGCCGAGGGCAAGCCCTCCGTGACCCACTACGACCTCATCGAGGCCTTCCGCGCCGCCTCCCTGCTCGACGTGAAGCTGGAGACGGGCCGCACCCACCAGATCCGCGTCCACATGGCCGCCCACCGCCACCCGTGCGTCGGCGATCTGACCTACGGCGCCGACCCCACGCTCGCCAAGCGGCTCGGCCTGACCCGCCAGTGGCTGCACGCCGTGCGGCTCGGCTTCGAGCACCCGGGCACCGGTGACTGGGTGGAGTTCGAGTGCGACTACCCGGAGGACCTCCAGCAGGCCCTCGACCAGGTCCGCGAGGAGACCTACGCGTGA
- the lspA gene encoding signal peptidase II, translated as MAEAERTIGMPDTPDDRSEQPARPGAGAAEDAAARPRGKRRIAVLFVVAVFAYALDLISKLLVVAKLEHHPPIEIVGGWLELNAIRNPGAAFGFGQAFTIIFTVIAAAVIVVIIRLARKLYSAPWAIALGLLLGGALGNLTDRIFRSPGLFEGEVVDFIAPRGFAVFNLADSAIVCGGILIVLLSFRGLDPDGTVHKD; from the coding sequence GTGGCAGAGGCGGAGCGCACCATCGGCATGCCGGACACTCCGGACGACAGAAGCGAGCAGCCGGCGCGGCCCGGCGCGGGCGCGGCCGAGGACGCGGCGGCGCGGCCCCGGGGCAAGCGCCGCATCGCCGTGCTGTTCGTGGTGGCCGTCTTCGCGTACGCCCTCGACCTGATCAGCAAGCTGCTCGTGGTCGCGAAGCTGGAGCACCACCCGCCGATCGAGATCGTGGGCGGCTGGCTGGAGCTCAACGCCATCCGCAACCCGGGCGCCGCCTTCGGCTTCGGACAGGCCTTCACGATCATCTTCACCGTGATCGCGGCCGCCGTGATCGTCGTGATCATCCGGCTGGCCCGCAAGCTCTACAGCGCCCCCTGGGCGATCGCGCTCGGCCTGCTCCTCGGCGGCGCGCTCGGCAACCTCACCGACCGGATCTTCCGCTCGCCCGGGCTCTTCGAGGGCGAGGTCGTCGACTTCATCGCGCCCCGGGGCTTCGCGGTGTTCAACCTGGCCGACTCGGCGATCGTGTGCGGCGGCATCCTGATCGTGCTGCTGTCCTTCCGCGGCCTGGACCCGGACGGCACCGTCCACAAGGACTGA
- a CDS encoding TraR/DksA family transcriptional regulator has product MVAKKTAVQQPASGRSGRAAASAGAARGAGGKKSTRAGPARTGGAVNGSGASAHQGPGAEKSVSRKKSAGKKAAVMTTMSAEAEDERTAAKKAAPKKASSRAGAAKGASGKAATTKAAAAKSPANAKAPAKKTAARKTTDKRTTDKKTTAKRAAAKKPVAEAGTAAVAEQAPPKSTAARAGRKSTSKKSAAKRPAEKSTVQDTAAKSTARKKSTAKKVGAAKAAKQTGATTVVAKKTPGTATAAKTAVPKARPAAPGELAVRPGEDPWTPQEVEEARAELLSEGERLRTEISSSEASLVGMMRDSGDGAGDDEADTGSKNITREHEMALAANAREMLIQTEHALQRLDAGTYGLCESCGNPIGKARMQAFPRATLCVECKQKQERRS; this is encoded by the coding sequence ATGGTGGCGAAGAAGACGGCCGTACAGCAGCCGGCGTCCGGCAGGTCCGGGCGCGCGGCTGCCTCCGCTGGTGCGGCCAGGGGCGCCGGGGGGAAGAAGAGCACGCGGGCAGGTCCGGCCAGGACCGGGGGAGCGGTCAACGGAAGCGGTGCGTCCGCCCACCAGGGGCCGGGCGCGGAGAAGTCGGTGAGCAGGAAGAAATCGGCGGGCAAGAAGGCGGCCGTGATGACGACGATGAGTGCAGAGGCCGAGGACGAGAGGACGGCTGCCAAGAAGGCCGCCCCCAAGAAGGCCTCCAGTAGAGCGGGCGCCGCCAAGGGCGCGTCCGGGAAGGCCGCCACCACGAAGGCGGCCGCCGCGAAGAGCCCCGCGAACGCGAAGGCCCCCGCGAAGAAGACGGCCGCCAGGAAGACGACCGACAAGAGGACGACCGACAAGAAGACGACCGCCAAGCGGGCCGCGGCCAAGAAGCCGGTCGCCGAGGCCGGCACCGCGGCGGTCGCGGAGCAGGCCCCCCCGAAGAGCACCGCCGCGCGCGCGGGCAGGAAGAGCACGTCCAAGAAGAGCGCGGCCAAGCGCCCGGCCGAGAAGAGCACTGTCCAGGACACCGCCGCGAAGAGCACGGCCAGGAAGAAGAGCACGGCCAAGAAGGTGGGCGCGGCCAAGGCCGCGAAGCAGACGGGAGCCACGACGGTGGTTGCGAAGAAGACCCCTGGCACGGCCACGGCGGCGAAGACCGCCGTTCCCAAGGCACGGCCGGCGGCGCCCGGCGAACTCGCCGTCCGCCCGGGGGAGGACCCGTGGACGCCCCAGGAGGTCGAGGAGGCGCGCGCCGAACTGCTGTCCGAGGGAGAGCGGCTGCGCACCGAGATCAGCTCGTCGGAGGCCTCCCTCGTCGGCATGATGCGTGACTCCGGTGACGGCGCGGGCGACGACGAGGCGGACACCGGCAGCAAGAACATCACGCGCGAGCACGAGATGGCGCTGGCCGCCAACGCGCGCGAGATGCTGATCCAGACCGAGCACGCCCTCCAGCGGCTGGACGCGGGCACGTACGGACTGTGCGAGAGCTGCGGCAACCCCATCGGCAAGGCCCGTATGCAGGCGTTCCCGCGCGCCACACTGTGCGTGGAGTGCAAGCAGAAGCAGGAACGCCGCTCCTGA